A part of Carettochelys insculpta isolate YL-2023 chromosome 1, ASM3395843v1, whole genome shotgun sequence genomic DNA contains:
- the LOC142003113 gene encoding olfactory receptor 51G2-like → MSAVNHTKLTHAVFILTGIPGQENTHLWISIAFCFMYAISIVGNSFILFIVKTDPILHEPMYVFLSLLAVTDLGLSIATIPTILGIYLFKSKEISLSACFAQLFFIHTLQCFESFILLLMAFDRFIAICNPLRYASILTLPRIPMMGLVCVLRGVVLMMPFPLLLKKYAYCRDNVLSHSYCLHQAVMQLACSDITVNYIYGIFTTLFTLGLDLLLILLSYVMILKTALSVASRKECLRALNTCVSHICAVLLFYTGEISLTAIHRSGVSSSHLLAILMGYVSLLIPPLMNPIIYSLKSKHLRASIIRVFSK, encoded by the coding sequence ATGTCAGCTGTTAATCACACCAAACTCACACATGCCGTGTTCATTCTCACCGGGATACCCGGACAGGAGAACACCCATCTCTGGATCTCTATTGCCTTCTGCTTTATGTATGCGATTTCAATAGTAGGAAATTCATTCATTCTCTTCATTGTCAAAACAGACCCAatcctccatgagcccatgtatgTTTTCCTTTCCCTCTTGGCTGTCACAGACCTTGGCTTGTCAATAGCCACCATACCGACGATTCTGGGGATATATTTGTTTAAATCTAAGGAGATCAGCCTCAGTGCCTGTTTTGCCCAGCTGTTCTTCATCCACACGCTCCAATGCTTTGAATCCTTCATTCTCTTGTTGATGGCCTTTGACCGCTTCATTGCTATCTGTAACCCACTGAGATACGCTTCCATTTTAACCCTGCCAAGAATACCCATGATGGGACTGGTGTGTGTACTAAGAGGGGTTGTCTTAATGATGCCATTCCCCCTTCTCCTGAAAAAATATGCATACTGTCGAGACAATGTCCTCTCACATTCCTACTGCCTGCATCAGGCGGTCATGCAGTTGGCTTGTTCGGACATCACAGTCAACTACATCTATGGCATATTTACTACACTCTTCACTTTGGGGTTGGACTTATTGCTTATCCTCCTATCTTATGTGATGATTCTCAAAACAGCGCTGAGTGTGGCATCCCGCAAGGAGTGTCTCAGGGCCCTGAACACCTGTGTCTCCCATATCTGTGCTGTCTTGCTCTTTTACACAGGAGAGATTAGCCTGACTGCAATACATAGATCGGGGGTAAGCTCTTCTCATCTCCTTGCAATTCTCATGGGATATGTTTCTCTGCTCATTCCTCCCCTGATGAACCCAATCATATATAGtttgaaaagcaaacaccttcgTGCAAGTATTATCAGGGTGTTCAGCAAATGA
- the LOC142006831 gene encoding olfactory receptor 51G2-like — MSAVNDTKFTHSVFILTGITGQENTHLWISIAFCFVYIISIIGNSFILFIVKTDPSLHEPMYIFLSLLAITDLALSIATIPTTLGIYLFNSREIDLNACFAQLFFIHLIHCTESSLLLLMAFVRLIAICNPLRYASILTLPRVATMGLVFVLRGVALMIPFPLLLKRFQYCRANVLSHSYCLHQAVMQLACSDITVNYIYGIFTTSFTLGLDLLLILLSYVMILKTALSVASHKESLRALNTCVSHICAVLFFYTGEISLTVIYRIRVNSSHLLESLLGYASLLIPPLMNPIIYSLKSKHLRASIIRVFSK, encoded by the coding sequence ATGTCAGCTGTCAACGATACCAAATTCACACATTCAGTATTCATTCTTACCGGGATAACTGGGCAGGAGAACACTCATCTCTGGATTTCTATTGCCTTCTGCTTTGTTTACATTATTTCTATAATAGGAAATTCATTCATTTTGTTCATTGTAAAAAcagatccaagcctccatgaacccatgtacattttcctttccttatTGGCCATCACAGACCTTGCCTTATCCATAGCCACTATACCGACAACACTTGGAATATACTTGTTTAACTCTAGGGAGATCGACCTGAACGCCTGTTTTGCCCAGCTATTCTTCATCCACCTCATTCATTGCACTGAATCCTCTCTGCTCCTATTGATGGCCTTTGTCCGCTTGATTGCAATTTGTAACCCACTGAGATATGCTTCTATCTTAACCTTGCCAAGAGTAGCCACAATGGGACTGGTGTTTGTGCTAAGAGGGGTGGCTTTAATGATTCCATTCCCCCTTCTCTTGAAAAGGTTTCAGTATTGTCGAGCTAACGTCCTCTCCCATTCCTATTGCCTGCATCAGGCGGTCATGCAGTTGGCTTGTTCAGACATCACAGTCAACTACATCTATGGCATATTTACTACATCCTTCACATTGGGGTTGGACTTACTGCTTATTCTCCTATCTTATGTGATGATTCTCAAAACAGCACTGAGCGTGGCTTCCCACAAGGAGAGTCTCAGGGCCCTGAACACCTGTGTCTCCCATATCTGTGCTGTCCTTTTCTTCTACACAGGAGAGATTAGCCTCACTGTGATATACAGAATCAGGGTGAACTCTTCTCACCTTCTTGAAAGTCTCCTGGGCTATGCTTCTCTGCTTATTCCACCTCTGATGAACCCAATCATATATAGTTTGAAAAGCAAACACCTCCGTGCAAGTATCATTAGGGTGTTCAGCAAATGA